In Actinoplanes sp. NBC_00393, a single genomic region encodes these proteins:
- a CDS encoding glutamine synthetase family protein: MDLEELDVSVDNGSIDTVLLALTDMQGRLQGKRLHGRYFLDEVVSGGSEGCNYLLAVDVDMNTVDGYEMSSWSTGYGDFVMRPDFATLRRVPWLPGTAMVLADLTDTSGRPVPPSPRQILRRQLERLAAHGLTAYAGTELEFVLYRDSYEHAFTKGYRDLVPANQYNVDYSILGTSRVEPLLRRIRNEMYGAGLVPESAKGECNFGQHEIAFRYADALTAADHHVIYKNGAKEIAAQEGMSLTFMAKPNDREGNSCHIHFSLRGRDGKSAMLGDGPAHLSDTGQRVLAGLLATMREFSLLFAPNINSYKRYQPGSFAPTALRWGVDNRTCALRIAGHGQGMRVENRVPGGDVNPYLAIAALIAGALHGIENDLTLEDEFVGNAYQDEAAERVPGTLRDAADLWAGSGVAEAAFGSDVVAHYANMARVELAAYDAAVTDWELRRGFERL, from the coding sequence ATGGACCTTGAGGAACTCGACGTCTCCGTCGACAACGGCAGCATCGACACGGTGCTGCTGGCACTGACCGACATGCAGGGCCGTCTCCAGGGCAAACGACTGCACGGACGGTACTTCCTGGACGAGGTGGTGTCCGGCGGCAGCGAGGGGTGCAACTACCTGCTCGCGGTCGACGTCGACATGAACACCGTCGACGGGTACGAGATGTCCTCCTGGTCCACCGGTTACGGCGACTTCGTGATGCGGCCGGACTTCGCCACGCTGCGCCGCGTCCCGTGGCTGCCCGGCACGGCGATGGTCCTGGCCGACCTCACCGACACGTCGGGCCGGCCGGTGCCACCCTCCCCGCGGCAGATCCTGCGCCGTCAGCTCGAGCGGCTGGCGGCGCACGGTCTGACCGCGTACGCGGGCACCGAGCTGGAGTTCGTCCTCTACCGGGACAGCTACGAGCACGCCTTCACCAAGGGCTACCGCGACCTGGTGCCGGCCAACCAGTACAACGTGGACTATTCGATCCTGGGCACCTCCCGGGTGGAGCCGTTGCTGCGCCGGATCCGCAACGAGATGTACGGCGCGGGCCTGGTGCCGGAGAGCGCCAAGGGCGAGTGCAATTTCGGTCAGCACGAGATCGCTTTCCGGTACGCGGACGCGCTCACCGCCGCCGACCACCACGTGATCTACAAGAACGGCGCGAAGGAGATCGCCGCCCAGGAGGGCATGTCGCTGACCTTCATGGCCAAGCCGAACGACCGCGAGGGCAACTCCTGCCACATCCACTTCTCGCTGCGCGGACGGGACGGGAAGTCGGCGATGCTCGGCGACGGGCCGGCCCACCTCAGCGACACCGGGCAGCGGGTCCTGGCCGGGCTGCTCGCCACGATGCGCGAGTTCAGCCTGCTCTTCGCGCCGAACATCAACTCGTACAAGCGGTACCAGCCGGGGTCGTTCGCGCCGACCGCGCTGCGCTGGGGCGTGGACAACCGGACCTGCGCGCTGCGGATCGCCGGGCACGGGCAGGGGATGCGGGTGGAGAACCGGGTGCCGGGCGGCGACGTGAACCCGTACCTGGCTATCGCCGCCCTGATCGCCGGCGCGCTGCACGGGATCGAGAACGACCTGACTCTGGAGGACGAGTTCGTCGGTAACGCGTACCAGGACGAGGCCGCCGAGCGGGTGCCGGGCACGCTGCGCGACGCGGCCGATCTGTGGGCCGGCAGCGGGGTGGCGGAGGCCGCGTTCGGGTCGGACGTGGTCGCGCACTACGCCAACATGGCCCGGGTCGAACTGGCCGCCTACGACGCGGCGGTCACCGACTGGGAGCTGCGGCGCGGATTCGAGCGCCTCTAG